The proteins below come from a single Salvelinus alpinus chromosome 18, SLU_Salpinus.1, whole genome shotgun sequence genomic window:
- the igsf9a gene encoding protein turtle homolog A isoform X1 — protein sequence MGPKRDYFWDVTMVTALCLLWVTHGQKPEVRAKVGGVVEMACRLPLPYAGASVPLHVVEWVRQGFDIPVLIKFGVYAPRVHPNYEGRVSLVRNTVLRVKGLLIEDQGLYECRILLLDKTTDETRNGTWTLLYVTAPPIFSKTPPPVMEALVGNPLSLACVARGNPPPTITWAKDGTLIGGDKVEVLSGTLSLRAVDREAGGQYECLASNAEGNVTHVTKIKVKGPPVIVIPPKDTSLNMTQDAQLQCQAVADPPNMTYVWQREGENVYHIEALKSRVKIMVDGTLLITRITPDDSGNYTCMPTNGLLTPPTASANLTVTHPAQALLMPPQTYLPTGLGGLVSCPVRAQPPLLRVDWTKDGQPLDLAMYPGWTLTSEGSVFMATANDDATGVYTCTPYNSYGTMGQSGPTTVILQDPPSLSVCPRKEYRQEVGRVLVIPCQTTGDPAPSITWSKVGPATRSQYSVAANGSLLLLPLSKDHQGEWVCSVTNRVATVKASTLISVLGTSPHAATLVSVTPGAKQANVSWEPGFDGGYTQKFTVWLKQMSVGDSGEKQEWLSVPVPSSSGSSLQVTGLVPATEYQFSVLPHNKVGTGPFSEIATIRTLNPLPRRAKLEPPTSLSANQSLAGIVLQWSPLSQFLPITGFVLQSRTEQGEWFNLDEDIGANRSVMIVPGLRKDCVYELRLLSRRGELLSEPSPSVNVSTMGMDMYPATSRFLEFVPEPLLAGVMGGVGFLCLALILVLGTVCIFSHKRDQRRRKMKDDLPSVIYKSPPSTRSLASSPDSVLKQKLLPPHCHPHYPGSQSSCSSSQSDHSSFGRPSHSEYKDQRQQLLSCPPPPPHYAVHHHHHLPRIGSSPYSPLEFISRGPDGRFIVQPYDQSSVPSSHTMRSLRKNFPQSTGVQRSVSLRSEKSVGREPPFVLSVDLPPCGGTDPNPTTRVRAMAKHLSLHGRFYLDEEQDSCAEHPDKSSLYSDSNSDMSPQPSLEESNPGYPSLKRAVQPATASTLVLQMEHEKETGNLSRCLKLAREREKLERELRKYTLDSNATLGGKREGPGSDEERWRESEECDPIWKPQDNTSPHSHTHHLSHPQVNRGCSSMAKVPSPPSYIHWEASPLTSATSLVPAHQTPSERTAALHCDPPLTQCPSLSPVTQHPFRSERAECHSKRRVSHQPLDRQEGMETAKVKTHTGLCDETHMSTELKRGDLESHEWNSKSNQFNVSISHKSKPDVSVNKVPGSGRVELARSQPCEESSLHTAVDLSECVEMSVDEPEDEGSVDPPTNPIRHQRHAHQVNNESTLAEKDHRGPQTMKDHRAHPLAHSKSPVPREEREKWHRRSSRSRSPATIQPPRPALRKAISLGGFQNRNSGNHQRSQSLDSRRQSLGNFLTPDAWVDSLSQENCSSPFSFRPDSVFFEPENTLTPETPTHTEAPLASPPPAPPPPPPQDPRPPSRAPQQLCEAYGGDMHIQSVRKPVLERQTQLPPTPPSVPSSPSHPPHDPRKKASIFPDAYRWPITYQEALRSVQRMEARKNASLPRDHREHPRPPDCRGRTTAPSLLRGYSWPAPHHTPQPPQEEEKKQEEVVVEEEKEERYGGHEVEIGRYHRGVPDSGGSYSSYASQSSGRGSLEPPNGRLSICLSPTLTSSPESTEEMQGNTVESHLQDMEALKMRKASVDENYEWDSADVSIQLGDQDLEGRGLFSSVSLLKSTPSLHHSREGLKESVHFQGHRHVTSRHSEPEPETVMF from the exons GCCGTGTGTCTCTGGTGAGGAATACTGTCTTGAGGGTGAAGGGGCTCCTCATAGAGGACCAGGGCCTGTATGAGTGTCGCATCCTCCTGCTGGACAAAACCACAGATGAGACCCGCAATGGCACCTGGACCCTGCTGTATGTCACTG CTCCTCCTATTTTCAGCAAGACCCCTCCCCCTGTCATGGAGGCTCTAGTGGGGaatcctctctctctggcctgcGTTGCCCGCGGTAACCCACCACCCACCATAACCTGGGCTAAAGATGGTACTCTCATTGGAGGAGACAAGGTTGAG gtTCTGAGTGGGACGCTGTCTCTCAGAGCAGTGGACAGGGAGGCAGGAGGACAGTATGAATGTCTCGCCTCCAACGCGGAGGGCAATGTGACTCATGTGACAAAAATTAAAGTCAAAG GTCCTCCAGTCATTGTTATCCCCCCGAAGGACACCTCCCTCAACATGACCCAGGATGCCCAGCTGCAGTGCCAGGCGGTGGCTGATCCTCCCAACATGACCTATGtgtggcagagagagggagagaatgtctACCACATAGA GGCTCTGAAGTCCCGTGTGAAGATCATGGTGGACGGCACCCTTCTCATCACCCGCATTACCCCAGACGATTCTGGGAACTATACCTGCATGCCCACCAACGGACTGTTGACTCCGCCTACTGCATCTGCCAATCTCACTGTGACAC acCCTGCCCAGGCTCTCCTGATGCCACCGCAGACATATCTCCCCACCGGCCTGGGAGGTCTGGTCTCCTGCCCTGTGAGAGCTCAGCCACCCCTGCTCCGCGTCGACTGGACCAAGGATGGACAGCCACTGGATCTGGCAATG TACCCAGGATGGACGTTGACGTCTGAAGGCTCGGTGTTCATGGCTACTGCCAATGATGATGCAACAGGCGTATACACGTGTACCCCCTACAACAGCTACGGGACCATGGGCCAATCAGGGCCCACGACAGTCATCCTACAG GACCCCCCGTCACTCAGCGTGTGTCCCCGTAAGGAGTATAGACAGGAGGTTGGGAGAGTGCTTGTTATTCCCTGCCAGACCACTGGAGATCCAGCCCCTAGTATAACCTGGAGCAAG GTTGGACCTGCCACACGCTCTCAGTACTCTGTAGCAGCTAACGGCTCCCTGCTGCTGCTTCCTCTCAGTAAAGACCACCAGGGGGAGTGGGTGTGCAGTGTTACAAACCGCGTGGCCACTGTCAAAGCCAGCACTCTCATCTCAGTGCTGG GCACCAGTCCCCATGCTGCCACCCTGGTGTCTGTCACTCCAGGGGCGAAGCAGGCCAATGTCTCCTGGGAACCAGGCTTTGATGGGGGATACACCCAGAAATTCACAGTCTG gtTGAAGCAGATGTCTGTGGGTGACAGTGGGGAGAAACAGGAGTGGCTCTCTGTGCCCGTGCCCTCCTCCTCTGGCTCCAGTCTGCAGGTGACGGGGCTGGTCCCTGCCACAGAGTACCAGTTCAGTGTCCTGCCACACAACAAAGTGGGCACTGGGCCTTTCAGCGAAATCGCCACCATCCGAACTCTGA ATCCACTCCCAAGGAGAGCGAAACTAGAGCCACCCACAtcgctgtcagccaatcagagctTGGCAGGTATAGTCCTGCAGTGGTCCCCCTTGTCTCAGTTCCTGCCCATCACTGGATTTGTCCTCCAATCGCGCACTGAGCAAGGGGAGTGGTTCAATCTGGACGAGGACATCGGTGCCAATAGGAGTGTGATGATCGTTCCAGGACTGCGCAAG gactgTGTGTATGAGCTGCGGCTGCTGTCCCGGCGAGGGGAGTTGCTGAGCGAGCCCAGTCCATCAGTCAACGTCTCCACCATGG GGATGGATATGTACCCTGCCACTTCCCGCTTCCTGGAGTTTGTTCCCGAGCCACTATTGGCTGGAGTGATGGGCGGCGTGGGCTTCCTGTGTTTGGCCCTCATCCTGGTCCTAGGGACAGTGTGTATCTTCAGTCACAAGAGAGACCAGCGACGCAGGAAGATGAAAGATG ATCTCCCTTCTGTCATCTATAAAAGCCCCCCCTCAAC caGGTCGCTTGCTAGCAGTCCAGACAGTGTGCTGAAGCAGAAGCTCCTCCCTCCCCACTGCCACCCCCACTATCCCGGCTCCCagtcctcctgctcctcctcccagTCGGACCACTCCTCCTTTGGCAGACCCAGCCACAGTGAATACAAGGACCAGCGCCAGCAGCTGCTCTCCtgccccccacctcctcctcactATGCcgtccaccaccatcaccacctccCCAGGATAGGCTCTTCCCCCTATTCCCCTCTAGAGTTTATCTCTAGAGGTCCAGACGGTCGCTTCATTGTGCAGCCCTACGACCAGTCCTCCGTCCCCTCCTCCCACACCATGAGATCCCTGAGGAAAAACTTCCCACAATCCACTGGGGTCCAGAGGTCAGTGTCCCTTCGCTCTGAGAAGAGCGTGGGGAGGGAGCCGCCTTTCGTCCTCTCAGTGGACCTACCCCCCTGTGgtggaactgaccccaaccccaCGACCAGGGTACGGGCCATGGCcaaacacctctccctccacggACGCTTCTACCTGGATGAGGAGCAGGACAGTTGTGCTGAACATCCAGACAAGAGTAGTCTCTACTCAGACAGTAACTCAGACATGTCCCCCCAGCCAAGCCTGGAGGAGAGCAATCCAGGATACCCATCCCTAAAGCGGGCCGTCCAGCCAGCCACCGCCAGCACCCTGGTCCTACAGATGGAGCATGAGAAGGAGACCGGCAACCTGAGCAGGTGTCTGAAGCTGGCccgggagagagagaagctggaGAGAGAGCTACGGAAGTACACACTTGATAGTAACGCTACTTTAGGCGGGAAGAGAGAGGGACCAGGCAGCGacgaggagaggtggagagagtctGAAGAGTGCGATCCAATATGGAAACCTCAGGACAACACTTCACCACACAGTCACACCCATCATCTCAGTCATCCCCAGGTCAACAGGGGGTGCTCAAGCATGGCCAAAGTCCCTTCACCCCCGTCCTATATTCACTGGGAGGCCAGCCCTCTCACTTCAGCCACCAGCCTTGTCCCAGCACATCAGACCCCCTCTGAGAGGACAGCGGCCCTCCACTGTGACCCTCCACTCACCCAGTGTCCCTCTCTGTCACCTGTCACACAACACCCCTTCAGGTCAGAGAGAGCAGAGTGTCACTCTAAGAGGAGGGTGAGCCACCAGCCACTAGACAGGCAGGAAGGGATGGAGACTGCAAAGGTCAAGACACacacagggctttgtgatgaaacTCACATGTCAACAGAGTTGAAGAGAGGTGACTTGGAGTCACATGAATGGAACAGCAAGAGCAATCAATTTAATGTCAGCATTTCACACAAGTCTAAGCCAGATGTCTCTGTCAACAAAGTGCCTGGTTCAGGGAGAGTGGAGTTAGCAAGGTCACAGCCATGTGAAGAGTCATCTCTACACACAGCGGTTGACCTCTCAGAATGTGTAGAAATGAGTGTGGATGAACCAGAGGATGAAGGCTCAGTGGATCCTCCTACAAATCCTATAAGGCACCAGAGACATGCCCATCAGGTAAACAATGAGTCCACATTGGCTGAGAAAGACCACAGAGGACCACAGACCATGAAAGACCACAGAGCCCATCCATTGGCCCACAGCAAGAGCCCAGTGCCTAGGGAGGAACGGGAGAAGTGGCACAGAAGGTCATCTCGGAGCAGAAGCCCAGCTACCATTCAGCCTCCTAGGCCGGCGCTCAGGAAGGCTATCAGTCTAGGAGGCTTTCAGAACAGGAACAGCGGCAACCACCAGCGCAGCCAGAGTCTAGACTCCAGGAGACAATCCCTGGGTAACTTCCTGACGCCTGACGCCTGGGTCGACTCTCTCAGCCAGGAGAACtgttcctctcccttctccttccgCCCAGACTCTGTCTTCTTTGAACCCGAAAACACCTTAACTCCTGAGACCCCCACCCACACAGAGGCCCCCCTTGCTTCTCCGCCTCCCGCTCCCCCGCCACCTCCCCCCCAGGACCCCCGACCTCCCAGCAGGGCCCCACAGCAGCTCTGTGAAGCATATGGGGGTGATATGCACATCCAAAGCGTAAGAAAACCGGTGCTGGAGAGACAGACGCAGCTCCCCCCAACCCCTCCTTCAGTGCCTTCCAGCCCAAGTCATCCCCCCCACGACCCCAGGAAGAAGGCTTCCATCTTCCCAGACGCCTACAGATGGCCCATCACCTACCAGGAGGCCCTGAGGTCGGTGCAGCGCATGGAGGCCAGGAAGAATGCATCTCTCCCCAGGGACCACAGAGAGCACCCCAGGCCCCCAGACTGTAGAGGCAGAACCACAGCTCCCTCCCTGCTCAGGGGTTACAGCTGGCCTGCACCTCACCACACCCCTCAGCCACcccaggaggaggagaagaagcagGAGGAGGTAGTagtggaggaggaaaaggaggagcgGTATGGGGGACATGAGGTGGAGATTGGGAGGTATCATCGGGGAGTGCCAGACTCGGGGGGGAGCTACAGTAGCTATGCCAGCCAGAGCAGTGGCAGGGGGAGTCTGGAGCCTCCAAACGGGCGCCTGTCCATCTGCCTGTCCCCAACCCTCACCAGCTCTCCTGAGTCCACCGAGGAGATGCAGGGAAACACAGTGGAGTCACACCTACAGGACATGGAGGCATTGAAAAT GAGAAAGGCCTCAGTGGATGAGAATTATGAGTGGGATTCAGCTGATGTGTCCATTCAGCTGGGAGATCAAGACCTTGAAGGCAGAG GCCTGTTCTCCTCAGTTAGTCTACTGAAGTCTACTCCCAGCCTGCACCATTCCAGGGAGGGCCTCAAAGAGTCGGTCCACTTCCAGGGTCATCGCCATGTGACCAGCCGCCACTCAGAACCCGAACCAGAGACTGTGATGTTCTGA
- the igsf9a gene encoding protein turtle homolog A isoform X2: MGPKRDYFWDVTMVTALCLLWVTHGQKPEVRAKVGGVVEMACRLPLPYAGASVPLHVVEWVRQGFDIPVLIKFGVYAPRVHPNYEGRVSLVRNTVLRVKGLLIEDQGLYECRILLLDKTTDETRNGTWTLLYVTAPPIFSKTPPPVMEALVGNPLSLACVARGNPPPTITWAKDGTLIGGDKVEVLSGTLSLRAVDREAGGQYECLASNAEGNVTHVTKIKVKGPPVIVIPPKDTSLNMTQDAQLQCQAVADPPNMTYVWQREGENVYHIEALKSRVKIMVDGTLLITRITPDDSGNYTCMPTNGLLTPPTASANLTVTHPAQALLMPPQTYLPTGLGGLVSCPVRAQPPLLRVDWTKDGQPLDLAMYPGWTLTSEGSVFMATANDDATGVYTCTPYNSYGTMGQSGPTTVILQDPPSLSVCPRKEYRQEVGRVLVIPCQTTGDPAPSITWSKVGPATRSQYSVAANGSLLLLPLSKDHQGEWVCSVTNRVATVKASTLISVLGTSPHAATLVSVTPGAKQANVSWEPGFDGGYTQKFTVWLKQMSVGDSGEKQEWLSVPVPSSSGSSLQVTGLVPATEYQFSVLPHNKVGTGPFSEIATIRTLNPLPRRAKLEPPTSLSANQSLAGIVLQWSPLSQFLPITGFVLQSRTEQGEWFNLDEDIGANRSVMIVPGLRKDCVYELRLLSRRGELLSEPSPSVNVSTMGMDMYPATSRFLEFVPEPLLAGVMGGVGFLCLALILVLGTVCIFSHKRDQRRRKMKDDLPSVIYKSPPSTSLASSPDSVLKQKLLPPHCHPHYPGSQSSCSSSQSDHSSFGRPSHSEYKDQRQQLLSCPPPPPHYAVHHHHHLPRIGSSPYSPLEFISRGPDGRFIVQPYDQSSVPSSHTMRSLRKNFPQSTGVQRSVSLRSEKSVGREPPFVLSVDLPPCGGTDPNPTTRVRAMAKHLSLHGRFYLDEEQDSCAEHPDKSSLYSDSNSDMSPQPSLEESNPGYPSLKRAVQPATASTLVLQMEHEKETGNLSRCLKLAREREKLERELRKYTLDSNATLGGKREGPGSDEERWRESEECDPIWKPQDNTSPHSHTHHLSHPQVNRGCSSMAKVPSPPSYIHWEASPLTSATSLVPAHQTPSERTAALHCDPPLTQCPSLSPVTQHPFRSERAECHSKRRVSHQPLDRQEGMETAKVKTHTGLCDETHMSTELKRGDLESHEWNSKSNQFNVSISHKSKPDVSVNKVPGSGRVELARSQPCEESSLHTAVDLSECVEMSVDEPEDEGSVDPPTNPIRHQRHAHQVNNESTLAEKDHRGPQTMKDHRAHPLAHSKSPVPREEREKWHRRSSRSRSPATIQPPRPALRKAISLGGFQNRNSGNHQRSQSLDSRRQSLGNFLTPDAWVDSLSQENCSSPFSFRPDSVFFEPENTLTPETPTHTEAPLASPPPAPPPPPPQDPRPPSRAPQQLCEAYGGDMHIQSVRKPVLERQTQLPPTPPSVPSSPSHPPHDPRKKASIFPDAYRWPITYQEALRSVQRMEARKNASLPRDHREHPRPPDCRGRTTAPSLLRGYSWPAPHHTPQPPQEEEKKQEEVVVEEEKEERYGGHEVEIGRYHRGVPDSGGSYSSYASQSSGRGSLEPPNGRLSICLSPTLTSSPESTEEMQGNTVESHLQDMEALKMRKASVDENYEWDSADVSIQLGDQDLEGRGLFSSVSLLKSTPSLHHSREGLKESVHFQGHRHVTSRHSEPEPETVMF, translated from the exons GCCGTGTGTCTCTGGTGAGGAATACTGTCTTGAGGGTGAAGGGGCTCCTCATAGAGGACCAGGGCCTGTATGAGTGTCGCATCCTCCTGCTGGACAAAACCACAGATGAGACCCGCAATGGCACCTGGACCCTGCTGTATGTCACTG CTCCTCCTATTTTCAGCAAGACCCCTCCCCCTGTCATGGAGGCTCTAGTGGGGaatcctctctctctggcctgcGTTGCCCGCGGTAACCCACCACCCACCATAACCTGGGCTAAAGATGGTACTCTCATTGGAGGAGACAAGGTTGAG gtTCTGAGTGGGACGCTGTCTCTCAGAGCAGTGGACAGGGAGGCAGGAGGACAGTATGAATGTCTCGCCTCCAACGCGGAGGGCAATGTGACTCATGTGACAAAAATTAAAGTCAAAG GTCCTCCAGTCATTGTTATCCCCCCGAAGGACACCTCCCTCAACATGACCCAGGATGCCCAGCTGCAGTGCCAGGCGGTGGCTGATCCTCCCAACATGACCTATGtgtggcagagagagggagagaatgtctACCACATAGA GGCTCTGAAGTCCCGTGTGAAGATCATGGTGGACGGCACCCTTCTCATCACCCGCATTACCCCAGACGATTCTGGGAACTATACCTGCATGCCCACCAACGGACTGTTGACTCCGCCTACTGCATCTGCCAATCTCACTGTGACAC acCCTGCCCAGGCTCTCCTGATGCCACCGCAGACATATCTCCCCACCGGCCTGGGAGGTCTGGTCTCCTGCCCTGTGAGAGCTCAGCCACCCCTGCTCCGCGTCGACTGGACCAAGGATGGACAGCCACTGGATCTGGCAATG TACCCAGGATGGACGTTGACGTCTGAAGGCTCGGTGTTCATGGCTACTGCCAATGATGATGCAACAGGCGTATACACGTGTACCCCCTACAACAGCTACGGGACCATGGGCCAATCAGGGCCCACGACAGTCATCCTACAG GACCCCCCGTCACTCAGCGTGTGTCCCCGTAAGGAGTATAGACAGGAGGTTGGGAGAGTGCTTGTTATTCCCTGCCAGACCACTGGAGATCCAGCCCCTAGTATAACCTGGAGCAAG GTTGGACCTGCCACACGCTCTCAGTACTCTGTAGCAGCTAACGGCTCCCTGCTGCTGCTTCCTCTCAGTAAAGACCACCAGGGGGAGTGGGTGTGCAGTGTTACAAACCGCGTGGCCACTGTCAAAGCCAGCACTCTCATCTCAGTGCTGG GCACCAGTCCCCATGCTGCCACCCTGGTGTCTGTCACTCCAGGGGCGAAGCAGGCCAATGTCTCCTGGGAACCAGGCTTTGATGGGGGATACACCCAGAAATTCACAGTCTG gtTGAAGCAGATGTCTGTGGGTGACAGTGGGGAGAAACAGGAGTGGCTCTCTGTGCCCGTGCCCTCCTCCTCTGGCTCCAGTCTGCAGGTGACGGGGCTGGTCCCTGCCACAGAGTACCAGTTCAGTGTCCTGCCACACAACAAAGTGGGCACTGGGCCTTTCAGCGAAATCGCCACCATCCGAACTCTGA ATCCACTCCCAAGGAGAGCGAAACTAGAGCCACCCACAtcgctgtcagccaatcagagctTGGCAGGTATAGTCCTGCAGTGGTCCCCCTTGTCTCAGTTCCTGCCCATCACTGGATTTGTCCTCCAATCGCGCACTGAGCAAGGGGAGTGGTTCAATCTGGACGAGGACATCGGTGCCAATAGGAGTGTGATGATCGTTCCAGGACTGCGCAAG gactgTGTGTATGAGCTGCGGCTGCTGTCCCGGCGAGGGGAGTTGCTGAGCGAGCCCAGTCCATCAGTCAACGTCTCCACCATGG GGATGGATATGTACCCTGCCACTTCCCGCTTCCTGGAGTTTGTTCCCGAGCCACTATTGGCTGGAGTGATGGGCGGCGTGGGCTTCCTGTGTTTGGCCCTCATCCTGGTCCTAGGGACAGTGTGTATCTTCAGTCACAAGAGAGACCAGCGACGCAGGAAGATGAAAGATG ATCTCCCTTCTGTCATCTATAAAAGCCCCCCCTCAAC GTCGCTTGCTAGCAGTCCAGACAGTGTGCTGAAGCAGAAGCTCCTCCCTCCCCACTGCCACCCCCACTATCCCGGCTCCCagtcctcctgctcctcctcccagTCGGACCACTCCTCCTTTGGCAGACCCAGCCACAGTGAATACAAGGACCAGCGCCAGCAGCTGCTCTCCtgccccccacctcctcctcactATGCcgtccaccaccatcaccacctccCCAGGATAGGCTCTTCCCCCTATTCCCCTCTAGAGTTTATCTCTAGAGGTCCAGACGGTCGCTTCATTGTGCAGCCCTACGACCAGTCCTCCGTCCCCTCCTCCCACACCATGAGATCCCTGAGGAAAAACTTCCCACAATCCACTGGGGTCCAGAGGTCAGTGTCCCTTCGCTCTGAGAAGAGCGTGGGGAGGGAGCCGCCTTTCGTCCTCTCAGTGGACCTACCCCCCTGTGgtggaactgaccccaaccccaCGACCAGGGTACGGGCCATGGCcaaacacctctccctccacggACGCTTCTACCTGGATGAGGAGCAGGACAGTTGTGCTGAACATCCAGACAAGAGTAGTCTCTACTCAGACAGTAACTCAGACATGTCCCCCCAGCCAAGCCTGGAGGAGAGCAATCCAGGATACCCATCCCTAAAGCGGGCCGTCCAGCCAGCCACCGCCAGCACCCTGGTCCTACAGATGGAGCATGAGAAGGAGACCGGCAACCTGAGCAGGTGTCTGAAGCTGGCccgggagagagagaagctggaGAGAGAGCTACGGAAGTACACACTTGATAGTAACGCTACTTTAGGCGGGAAGAGAGAGGGACCAGGCAGCGacgaggagaggtggagagagtctGAAGAGTGCGATCCAATATGGAAACCTCAGGACAACACTTCACCACACAGTCACACCCATCATCTCAGTCATCCCCAGGTCAACAGGGGGTGCTCAAGCATGGCCAAAGTCCCTTCACCCCCGTCCTATATTCACTGGGAGGCCAGCCCTCTCACTTCAGCCACCAGCCTTGTCCCAGCACATCAGACCCCCTCTGAGAGGACAGCGGCCCTCCACTGTGACCCTCCACTCACCCAGTGTCCCTCTCTGTCACCTGTCACACAACACCCCTTCAGGTCAGAGAGAGCAGAGTGTCACTCTAAGAGGAGGGTGAGCCACCAGCCACTAGACAGGCAGGAAGGGATGGAGACTGCAAAGGTCAAGACACacacagggctttgtgatgaaacTCACATGTCAACAGAGTTGAAGAGAGGTGACTTGGAGTCACATGAATGGAACAGCAAGAGCAATCAATTTAATGTCAGCATTTCACACAAGTCTAAGCCAGATGTCTCTGTCAACAAAGTGCCTGGTTCAGGGAGAGTGGAGTTAGCAAGGTCACAGCCATGTGAAGAGTCATCTCTACACACAGCGGTTGACCTCTCAGAATGTGTAGAAATGAGTGTGGATGAACCAGAGGATGAAGGCTCAGTGGATCCTCCTACAAATCCTATAAGGCACCAGAGACATGCCCATCAGGTAAACAATGAGTCCACATTGGCTGAGAAAGACCACAGAGGACCACAGACCATGAAAGACCACAGAGCCCATCCATTGGCCCACAGCAAGAGCCCAGTGCCTAGGGAGGAACGGGAGAAGTGGCACAGAAGGTCATCTCGGAGCAGAAGCCCAGCTACCATTCAGCCTCCTAGGCCGGCGCTCAGGAAGGCTATCAGTCTAGGAGGCTTTCAGAACAGGAACAGCGGCAACCACCAGCGCAGCCAGAGTCTAGACTCCAGGAGACAATCCCTGGGTAACTTCCTGACGCCTGACGCCTGGGTCGACTCTCTCAGCCAGGAGAACtgttcctctcccttctccttccgCCCAGACTCTGTCTTCTTTGAACCCGAAAACACCTTAACTCCTGAGACCCCCACCCACACAGAGGCCCCCCTTGCTTCTCCGCCTCCCGCTCCCCCGCCACCTCCCCCCCAGGACCCCCGACCTCCCAGCAGGGCCCCACAGCAGCTCTGTGAAGCATATGGGGGTGATATGCACATCCAAAGCGTAAGAAAACCGGTGCTGGAGAGACAGACGCAGCTCCCCCCAACCCCTCCTTCAGTGCCTTCCAGCCCAAGTCATCCCCCCCACGACCCCAGGAAGAAGGCTTCCATCTTCCCAGACGCCTACAGATGGCCCATCACCTACCAGGAGGCCCTGAGGTCGGTGCAGCGCATGGAGGCCAGGAAGAATGCATCTCTCCCCAGGGACCACAGAGAGCACCCCAGGCCCCCAGACTGTAGAGGCAGAACCACAGCTCCCTCCCTGCTCAGGGGTTACAGCTGGCCTGCACCTCACCACACCCCTCAGCCACcccaggaggaggagaagaagcagGAGGAGGTAGTagtggaggaggaaaaggaggagcgGTATGGGGGACATGAGGTGGAGATTGGGAGGTATCATCGGGGAGTGCCAGACTCGGGGGGGAGCTACAGTAGCTATGCCAGCCAGAGCAGTGGCAGGGGGAGTCTGGAGCCTCCAAACGGGCGCCTGTCCATCTGCCTGTCCCCAACCCTCACCAGCTCTCCTGAGTCCACCGAGGAGATGCAGGGAAACACAGTGGAGTCACACCTACAGGACATGGAGGCATTGAAAAT GAGAAAGGCCTCAGTGGATGAGAATTATGAGTGGGATTCAGCTGATGTGTCCATTCAGCTGGGAGATCAAGACCTTGAAGGCAGAG GCCTGTTCTCCTCAGTTAGTCTACTGAAGTCTACTCCCAGCCTGCACCATTCCAGGGAGGGCCTCAAAGAGTCGGTCCACTTCCAGGGTCATCGCCATGTGACCAGCCGCCACTCAGAACCCGAACCAGAGACTGTGATGTTCTGA